Part of the Elusimicrobiota bacterium genome is shown below.
ACGACGCGCCGCCAGCGGCCCTTGGCCAGCAGCCACGGGGACATCGCGGCCAGGCCGACGACCAGGCCGCCGGTCGCGAAGAGCGCTCCGGAGAAATGCGTCATCCCGAACGCGCCGATCAGCGGCCACAGCGCCGTGATGGCCCAGTCGACGACGAGAGCCGCGATGGGGGACATCCGCGGCGGCTAGTTCAGCATCCCCGTCGCCGCGAGCAGCGCGACGGCCACGCCGATCAGCGACTCGCCGGCGATGAGGCCGGAGCTGACGGTGATGATGTAGCGGTCCGCGAACGCGGGCTTCTTCTCCTCCAGGATCAGCGCGATCAGCGCGCCGAGGAACATGGACAGGGAGTTGAAGAAGGGGATGACCATGGACAGCCCCAGGCCCGTCGCCGAGGGGATGTACTTCTGGTATTTCGGGAGGCTCTTCTCGACGAGCGGGATGAGGATGCCGAGGATGCCGCCGATGATCATGCCGTTGCGGGCCGTGGGATGCAGGGCGTGGATGCCCGTGGCCAGGAGCTTGGCCACCGCCGCCCAGACCTGCGCGGACGGGGCGGGCCACTGGTTGGTGCCCAAGGACGCGGCCGTCGGCACGAGCAGATAGAAGGCCGGGATCACGACGAGGGTGCCCGCGAAGATGCCCAGGAACTGGGCGATGAACTGCTTGCGCGGGTTGGCGCCGAGCAGGTAGCCGCTCTTGAGGTCGGTGAGCAGGTCGGCCGACGCGCCGGCCGCGCCCGCCGTCGCGCTGGCGGTCATCAGGTTCGTCGCGATGTCGGCGGGAGCCAGGAAGCCGAACGCGAGCTGGGTGATCTTGCCCATGGCGCCGATCGGCGTGGTGTCCGACTCTCCGGTCACGCGGCAGGCCACGATGGAGAGGAAGAAGGTCATGAGGACCGCGACGCAGCCCATCCACCAGCGCGTCTCGAAGGCGAAGTAGAGCACGGCGACGACGCCCAGGCCCGACAACGCGGTGCCCAGCAGGAACCACGAGCTGGGGACCTCGATGGCCTCCATCGCGTCCTCGGTCGCGGTGTTCTTGCGCTTCGCGCCCTGGGCGGAGACGAGGGACGCCATGCCGCTGAAGGCGCGCACGATGGTCTTCCACTGGAGCAGGAACATGAACAGGCCCGAGGTGACCATCATCGAGGCGCCGGTCCACGTGGACCACGTCACGATGGCCCGGTAGCCGAGCTTGGTTCCGTCGATGGCGCCGAGGCTCACCATCCACGGGGCGAGCACGCCGTAGTTGATGCAGGCGCCGAGGAGCAAGGACCACGCGATCTTCCAGCCCATGATGGCGCCGGCGGCGAGCATGATGGTGCTCATCTCGAAGGAGATCGTGTACTTGGAGAGGGCGTAGCCGCCGATGGAGCCGGGGAAGTCCAGGCTGCCGGGGATGGCGAAGGGCTTGCCCGCGTCGCGCAGCCAGGCGACGACGCCGCCGACGACGCCGGCGAGGCCCAGCGAGCGCGCCTTCAGGGCCGCTTCCGCGCCCTTGGAGTGGAGGCTCTTCAGGGTCTCGGCGGCGGCGATGCCGCTGGGGAACTTGAGCTGCTCGACGTTGATCATCTGCCGCTTCATCGGGATGGCCATGAACACGCCGAGCGCCGACAGGAAAAGGGTCCAGAAGGCCAAGGTCGGCCAGGGCATGTGGTGCCCGGTGACCATCAGGTAGGCCGCGATCGCGCTCGTCATCGTGCCGCCGGTGGAGTAGCCGGCCGAGGAGGCGGTGGACTGCATGCAGTTGTTCTCGAGGATGGACATCTCCGTCGGGAACCAGCGCGGGAAGGCCGCCATCATCGTCTTGTGGATGGCGTAGGAGAGGATGCAGGCCGTGATGGCGACGCCCAGGCCCCAGCCGGT
Proteins encoded:
- a CDS encoding OPT/YSL family transporter, producing the protein MNEPKVEVMGEEFLDLPEDHPGLKSKLTPAQLEMRWYKKVYQGDDMPQLTLRAVVMGSFLGGFMALSNLYVGLKTGWGLGVAITACILSYAIHKTMMAAFPRWFPTEMSILENNCMQSTASSAGYSTGGTMTSAIAAYLMVTGHHMPWPTLAFWTLFLSALGVFMAIPMKRQMINVEQLKFPSGIAAAETLKSLHSKGAEAALKARSLGLAGVVGGVVAWLRDAGKPFAIPGSLDFPGSIGGYALSKYTISFEMSTIMLAAGAIMGWKIAWSLLLGACINYGVLAPWMVSLGAIDGTKLGYRAIVTWSTWTGASMMVTSGLFMFLLQWKTIVRAFSGMASLVSAQGAKRKNTATEDAMEAIEVPSSWFLLGTALSGLGVVAVLYFAFETRWWMGCVAVLMTFFLSIVACRVTGESDTTPIGAMGKITQLAFGFLAPADIATNLMTASATAGAAGASADLLTDLKSGYLLGANPRKQFIAQFLGIFAGTLVVIPAFYLLVPTAASLGTNQWPAPSAQVWAAVAKLLATGIHALHPTARNGMIIGGILGILIPLVEKSLPKYQKYIPSATGLGLSMVIPFFNSLSMFLGALIALILEEKKPAFADRYIITVSSGLIAGESLIGVAVALLAATGMLN